A DNA window from Bradyrhizobium barranii subsp. barranii contains the following coding sequences:
- a CDS encoding tetratricopeptide repeat protein gives MKPGSSVAEGGLALVVLMWVGLPVAAQNSGVKDSYLSNIELCNGTGTTSLDARIGACTTFIQARPDSSAALAIAYNNRGNAYTAKGDYDSAISDFDQSIALNPTYAKAFNNRGVAHLRRREYELAIEAFDDAIKLDPGYGAAFVNRAGAYLKKNDHQRAAHDYDEAIRLQPASRAAWSGRCWTRAVLSASREALEDCDRALQSGSTSAAVYDSRGLIHLKMGEFGAAIDDYNAALRVAPELASALFGRGLAKLKQGDAIGGKSDISTARTIQKNIGDEFARYGVDYD, from the coding sequence TGAAACCAGGATCCTCCGTTGCCGAAGGCGGACTGGCGCTTGTCGTCCTGATGTGGGTCGGCTTGCCGGTCGCGGCCCAGAACTCCGGGGTGAAGGACAGCTATCTCAGCAATATCGAACTGTGCAACGGGACGGGTACCACCTCGCTCGATGCCCGGATCGGCGCCTGCACGACTTTCATACAGGCGCGTCCAGATTCGTCGGCAGCTCTGGCAATCGCGTATAACAATCGCGGCAACGCCTACACGGCAAAGGGCGACTACGACAGCGCCATCAGCGACTTCGATCAGTCGATCGCACTCAATCCGACATACGCAAAGGCCTTCAACAACCGCGGCGTGGCTCACTTGAGGAGACGTGAATATGAGCTCGCGATCGAAGCCTTTGATGATGCGATCAAGCTCGATCCCGGCTATGGCGCTGCCTTCGTCAACCGCGCCGGAGCCTATCTGAAGAAAAACGACCACCAGCGCGCGGCGCATGATTACGACGAGGCAATCCGTCTCCAGCCCGCCTCGCGGGCGGCATGGAGCGGACGATGTTGGACCCGCGCGGTTCTCAGCGCCTCGCGAGAAGCGCTGGAGGATTGCGACAGAGCGCTTCAATCGGGATCGACCAGCGCTGCCGTGTACGACTCGCGTGGGCTGATCCACCTGAAGATGGGTGAGTTCGGTGCGGCGATCGATGACTACAATGCTGCCTTGCGAGTCGCCCCCGAACTGGCGAGCGCGCTTTTTGGTCGCGGGCTTGCCAAGCTGAAGCAAGGCGATGCGATCGGCGGAAAATCTGACATTTCGACTGCAAGGACAATTCAGAAGAACATCGGCGACGAGTTCGCGCGTTATGGCGTCGATTACGACTGA